One window of the Roseovarius sp. THAF9 genome contains the following:
- a CDS encoding AraC family transcriptional regulator, which yields MTVDETAMDVGYLSPSRFSREFKPIYGQSP from the coding sequence ATGACGGTCGACGAAACAGCGATGGATGTAGGCTACCTCAGCCCGTCGCGCTTCAGCCGTGAGTTCAAGCCTATTTATGGGCAGTCGCCCTAG
- a CDS encoding di-heme-cytochrome C peroxidase, translating into MKKCLKFLHFSAAFVFSAAALPSSAQPLSEVSTACTGGDLTCLDQGWSEEQRQWWYTVSQGSRLIPLSWALALKTADGTSAMYGPANLARLGYLPNPASVANPEGLPVGFVVDHDPRRTADLMCDTFPETCRSRTMREPWIGLNCSACHTMEITSNGTRFRVDGGPALADFDALVNGTEDALRATVADAARFQSFATAISGGQADAETLSSLRDQLNEQLDWMAALRAINHGEVIAGPARLDAQGHILTKVSMINGAASPADDFASDAPASYPFIWNTHQQTLLQWNGIAPSILKLPLFGRTTDFGALVRNVSEVIGVFAHIEANRGYAGLGYDSSTRLTEMVGLERLLSRLQSPVWPEDILGAIDPVLEAEGHVLFEANCRRCHAHLEPDDLRTPAGDQMTNLLESGTDIFLACNTYLRTTASGNMEGQRTLGFFGDKIDEVDATRKMLINASVGSIIGKADELVSALFSDIEPERGTIIMDTPAGEVLPGVVDPVKKERARQCLTASDPLLAYKARPLNGIWANGSVPTLYDLLLPARARNFAAAESDGSGPFRPETFGVGSREFDPVNVGFTSGGAPWTFRVRDDDGNIIPGNSNAGHDYGNAAFTDSERRAIVEYLKGL; encoded by the coding sequence ATGAAAAAGTGCCTCAAATTCCTTCATTTCTCAGCCGCCTTCGTATTCAGCGCCGCTGCACTGCCGTCCTCCGCACAGCCGCTATCCGAAGTTTCTACTGCCTGCACGGGCGGCGACCTCACTTGCCTCGATCAAGGCTGGTCGGAAGAACAAAGGCAATGGTGGTACACGGTCTCGCAAGGCTCGCGCCTGATTCCGCTCTCTTGGGCGCTGGCCTTGAAGACCGCTGACGGCACCTCAGCTATGTATGGCCCCGCCAACCTCGCGCGGCTCGGCTACCTTCCCAACCCAGCCTCTGTTGCCAACCCCGAGGGGCTGCCTGTGGGCTTCGTTGTCGATCATGATCCGCGGCGTACCGCCGACCTCATGTGCGACACTTTCCCCGAAACCTGCCGATCCCGGACGATGCGCGAGCCCTGGATCGGCCTCAACTGCTCGGCCTGCCATACGATGGAAATCACCTCGAACGGAACTCGCTTCCGCGTCGACGGCGGCCCCGCGCTAGCCGATTTCGACGCGCTGGTGAACGGCACCGAGGACGCCCTGCGTGCTACCGTAGCCGACGCCGCCCGTTTCCAGAGCTTCGCCACGGCCATTTCCGGTGGCCAAGCCGATGCCGAAACGCTCAGCTCGCTCCGCGATCAGCTCAATGAACAGCTCGACTGGATGGCCGCGCTGCGCGCCATCAACCACGGCGAGGTCATTGCCGGTCCTGCCCGCCTCGATGCGCAGGGCCACATCTTGACCAAGGTTTCCATGATCAACGGAGCCGCGAGCCCGGCGGACGATTTCGCCTCTGATGCACCCGCCAGCTACCCGTTCATCTGGAACACCCACCAGCAAACCCTGCTCCAGTGGAACGGAATTGCCCCCTCGATCCTTAAGCTTCCGCTCTTCGGACGGACCACGGATTTCGGCGCGCTGGTCCGCAACGTCTCCGAGGTCATCGGTGTCTTCGCCCACATTGAAGCCAACCGTGGCTATGCTGGGCTTGGCTATGACAGCAGCACGCGGCTAACCGAGATGGTCGGACTGGAGCGCCTGCTCTCGCGCCTGCAATCCCCAGTCTGGCCCGAAGATATTCTCGGCGCGATCGACCCGGTTCTGGAGGCGGAAGGCCACGTGCTGTTCGAAGCCAACTGCCGCCGCTGCCACGCGCATCTTGAACCCGATGACCTACGCACGCCCGCTGGCGACCAGATGACCAATCTTCTCGAATCCGGCACCGATATATTCTTGGCCTGCAACACCTACCTGCGCACTACGGCGTCTGGCAACATGGAAGGCCAGCGCACCCTTGGCTTCTTTGGCGACAAGATCGACGAGGTCGATGCAACGCGAAAAATGCTCATTAACGCTTCGGTCGGCTCGATCATCGGTAAGGCGGACGAACTGGTCTCGGCGCTGTTTTCTGACATCGAGCCCGAGCGCGGTACCATCATTATGGACACGCCTGCCGGAGAGGTTCTCCCCGGCGTGGTCGACCCAGTGAAAAAAGAGCGTGCTCGCCAGTGCCTTACCGCGTCCGATCCGCTTCTGGCCTACAAGGCCCGCCCGCTTAACGGCATCTGGGCCAACGGCTCGGTGCCAACGCTCTACGATCTCCTCCTACCCGCGCGTGCGCGCAATTTCGCTGCCGCCGAAAGTGACGGCTCCGGCCCGTTCCGCCCCGAAACCTTCGGCGTTGGCTCGCGCGAGTTCGACCCCGTCAACGTTGGCTTCACGAGTGGCGGTGCGCCCTGGACGTTCCGCGTTCGTGACGACGACGGCAATATCATCCCCGGCAATTCCAACGCCGGGCATGATTATGGCAATGCGGCGTTCACCGACTCCGAGCGCCGTGCAATCGTTGAATATCTGAAAGGACTTTGA
- a CDS encoding serine protease has product MTLRTSCTAAIVAALLAGDGSAQSHRGGVVSSLNVEFDPPGIVAGDRNLAWVAGIPAPVQAAVGAEPEMNLRLTISALPDTRDFVIEITNAFGTVFETIRGEDLTVGEVYWTLTVPANFAEVSVYGVDALDGLAFEIDRVAFPVPGGALESIFGDNDLIGVDNYDGDHADVVASVESAVGRLTFFVDDIARDYCTAFRVGPDLLQTSRHCIRDDATCDGAKILFGYKKNAFNATLRGQEVACAEVIAAEDESAADTVLLRVVPSPDDEYATVSFRDSDPDSEEPLFIVQHPGGATKQVSIVGCGREDDVITGAEPHAFGHTCDTKGGSSGSPVFSLEGLVVGQQRAGHGNPDITDKLNLATLGTLLTGVDAPEAAEPVFAPATSTNHETSTDNATPLPLPTASESATANESDGNAGDPTIVSPGSSGGGVAPDTSN; this is encoded by the coding sequence ATGACCCTTCGCACCTCCTGCACGGCGGCGATCGTCGCGGCCTTGCTTGCCGGGGACGGCTCAGCCCAATCGCATCGCGGCGGCGTGGTCAGCAGCTTGAACGTCGAGTTTGACCCGCCCGGTATCGTCGCCGGGGACCGCAACCTTGCCTGGGTTGCTGGCATCCCGGCCCCCGTGCAGGCCGCAGTCGGAGCCGAGCCAGAGATGAACCTGCGCCTGACCATCAGCGCTCTGCCCGACACCCGAGATTTTGTCATCGAGATCACCAACGCTTTTGGCACCGTCTTTGAGACCATTCGCGGCGAAGATCTGACTGTTGGCGAGGTCTACTGGACCCTGACCGTGCCTGCGAACTTTGCAGAGGTCAGCGTCTACGGCGTCGACGCCCTCGACGGCCTCGCATTCGAGATCGACCGTGTCGCCTTTCCCGTACCCGGAGGCGCGCTGGAGTCGATCTTCGGCGACAACGACCTGATCGGCGTTGACAACTATGACGGCGATCACGCTGATGTCGTCGCCAGCGTCGAGAGCGCGGTCGGTCGCCTGACGTTCTTCGTCGACGACATCGCACGTGACTATTGCACCGCCTTCCGCGTCGGCCCCGACCTCCTCCAGACCAGCCGCCACTGCATTCGCGACGATGCCACGTGCGACGGCGCCAAAATATTGTTTGGCTACAAGAAAAACGCCTTCAACGCGACGCTGCGCGGACAGGAGGTGGCGTGCGCGGAGGTCATCGCAGCCGAAGACGAAAGCGCCGCAGACACCGTATTGCTGCGCGTCGTACCCTCGCCGGATGACGAATACGCAACAGTCTCCTTCCGGGATTCCGACCCCGATTCTGAGGAACCGCTGTTCATCGTCCAGCACCCCGGCGGCGCAACCAAGCAGGTGTCAATCGTCGGCTGCGGACGTGAGGATGACGTCATCACCGGGGCCGAACCCCACGCTTTCGGTCACACCTGCGACACCAAGGGTGGCTCTTCCGGCTCGCCAGTGTTCAGCCTCGAGGGTCTCGTCGTTGGGCAGCAGCGCGCAGGCCACGGCAACCCCGATATCACCGACAAGCTTAACCTCGCCACCTTAGGCACGCTTCTGACCGGTGTCGACGCGCCCGAAGCCGCCGAGCCGGTTTTCGCTCCGGCAACTTCCACCAACCACGAGACATCGACCGACAACGCCACTCCGCTGCCACTGCCGACCGCATCCGAAAGTGCCACCGCGAACGAAAGTGACGGCAACGCGGGCGACCCGACAATCGTTTCGCCGGGCTCGAGTGGTGGCGGCGTCGCACCGGACACAAGCAATTGA
- a CDS encoding serine protease → MFLKRISTLLALAFIAAAVHAQDGPISATNPDAGVDLGGDDGFWNRETLGDAEDQELPIPEEGFESVALGDVHDDIDQDTDNGRYATEDAQIEADLGNEIVRPRGFDETEPFVQEAVGSLGAYFSSSRLVPEDARLHYPYRVNGKIFFTKPGIGNFICSGTVIKPRLVLTAGHCVHKGSDGGDGFYTNIIFVPAYHRGNAPYQQWTYTWVATTAAWSTSNGSVPNSGDLAIIEVADREFDGEMKRIGDVVGWAGYRTGALSPNHTKKIGYPGNHDRGEVMHQVDSAWHEDASQNTVLYGSDMRGGSSGGGWFENFGVKAEGQTGAEFDSPNRLVGVTSYGFTDEDPKVQGSSRLGQEFVDLVNLGCNRQMGNC, encoded by the coding sequence ATGTTTTTAAAACGGATTTCAACATTGCTAGCTCTGGCTTTCATCGCTGCCGCCGTTCACGCGCAGGATGGGCCAATCTCCGCCACGAACCCCGACGCGGGCGTGGACCTCGGTGGCGATGATGGCTTTTGGAACCGCGAAACGCTGGGAGACGCCGAGGATCAGGAGCTCCCGATCCCCGAAGAGGGCTTTGAGAGCGTCGCACTTGGCGACGTGCATGACGATATAGACCAGGACACTGACAACGGTCGCTACGCCACAGAAGACGCCCAAATCGAGGCCGATCTCGGCAACGAGATCGTCCGGCCGCGCGGCTTTGACGAAACCGAACCCTTTGTGCAAGAGGCGGTCGGCTCGTTGGGCGCGTACTTCTCCAGTTCGCGCCTTGTGCCCGAAGACGCCCGCCTGCACTACCCATATCGTGTGAATGGCAAGATCTTCTTCACGAAACCGGGCATCGGCAATTTCATCTGCTCCGGCACAGTCATCAAGCCGCGGCTTGTGCTGACCGCCGGACACTGCGTCCACAAGGGATCTGACGGAGGCGACGGGTTCTACACCAATATCATCTTCGTGCCCGCCTACCATCGCGGCAACGCGCCCTATCAGCAATGGACCTACACTTGGGTCGCCACCACCGCCGCATGGTCAACCTCCAACGGCAGCGTTCCAAACTCGGGCGATTTGGCGATTATCGAGGTCGCAGACCGCGAGTTCGATGGCGAGATGAAGCGGATCGGCGATGTCGTCGGCTGGGCGGGCTACCGCACCGGAGCCCTCAGCCCGAACCATACTAAGAAAATCGGCTATCCAGGCAACCACGACCGCGGCGAAGTCATGCACCAGGTCGACAGCGCCTGGCACGAAGATGCCTCGCAGAACACCGTCCTCTATGGCTCCGACATGCGAGGCGGCTCGTCCGGCGGCGGCTGGTTTGAGAATTTCGGCGTGAAAGCTGAGGGCCAGACCGGCGCGGAATTCGACAGTCCCAACCGGCTTGTTGGTGTTACCTCTTACGGCTTCACCGACGAAGACCCAAAGGTCCAGGGCAGCTCTCGGCTAGGGCAAGAATTCGTGGATCTGGTCAACCTCGGGTGCAACAGACAGATGGGCAACTGCTAG
- a CDS encoding S8 family serine peptidase produces MIYLARTVALGAVLATLALPALAQTRDIVWEKRVVNRDQAQLAQQDFLLTLYNTGRLPFREVPMDGHTTPEEVMRANGAWVGPMTEQIATLLCQLNEARCDLVPSDSNRNKDVQSVAGVFAKPERWTVRPTDTITIPDVRIIQISRPEPAQPNATVEVPDFRIERICLTDSLCFDDYVTDPDEPLGRLRDIVVATRESNKAPFPLRLVPHLAARVNVSERPIEDYERLRATSPTNHDFSDTAFQKFNQRLSKDLIAPIELQFESNHGAGLFASFAQEPLATHQQIILDSFCNVAVHGKCPEIEINAILPFVIGVIDQTPEIHCDFGDNIRVLNLSIVDGDGDGAAQGATTDCDDDVRHPDLVQRKHHGTHVLGLLAAKQNARGVGGLLGDVPNFSYVVIPFDEATDLQGDPNFPVHLADSIRRAVIEGVRIFNFSSSYRVVDEAEKDPVLEVIESLADHILFVAAAGKHGVNAEKGTCPAKPACYARSLPNVIAVVGLEGALESVELLKQKDDPDKFLTNYGASTFAVGAPARNIVSTIEKGAFGAMTGTSQAAPQVTAAAALLMQRGNLSPTKTRERLIYSSRLSTDAVEQLQGGALDASAALLEEDWMQLDNGCVLSGDVRNFKKHVDQQWKDADFKLKLLSNDAVLTRPIGDIRRLHWKDDEGIFFYANGDGFGRAHASFDDNPEIYRIHIDVKSFSDACNGEFDDSVHKVQLSRLVDFIASAR; encoded by the coding sequence GTGATTTATCTCGCTCGCACCGTGGCGTTGGGTGCCGTCCTCGCAACCCTTGCCCTCCCGGCGCTCGCGCAAACCCGCGACATTGTCTGGGAAAAACGTGTAGTTAATCGAGACCAGGCACAACTTGCGCAGCAAGACTTTCTCCTGACGCTTTACAACACGGGACGCCTGCCGTTTCGCGAAGTTCCGATGGACGGTCATACGACACCCGAAGAGGTGATGCGCGCGAACGGCGCATGGGTCGGCCCGATGACCGAACAGATCGCGACCCTTCTATGCCAATTGAACGAAGCCAGGTGCGATCTTGTGCCATCGGACTCGAACCGGAACAAGGATGTGCAAAGCGTTGCTGGTGTCTTCGCCAAGCCGGAACGCTGGACCGTGAGACCCACCGATACGATCACGATACCCGATGTGCGGATCATCCAGATCTCCCGCCCTGAACCGGCACAACCCAACGCAACCGTCGAGGTGCCGGATTTCAGGATCGAGCGAATCTGCCTGACCGATTCGCTTTGCTTTGACGATTACGTCACCGACCCCGACGAACCTCTCGGACGCTTGCGCGACATTGTCGTGGCAACCCGCGAGTCGAACAAGGCGCCTTTTCCTCTCCGACTCGTGCCGCACCTCGCCGCCAGGGTTAACGTGTCCGAGCGCCCGATCGAAGACTACGAAAGGCTACGCGCTACGAGCCCGACCAACCACGATTTCTCCGACACGGCGTTCCAGAAGTTCAACCAACGGCTGTCGAAAGACCTCATCGCGCCAATCGAACTGCAGTTCGAATCCAATCACGGTGCCGGTCTCTTCGCCAGTTTCGCGCAAGAACCGCTTGCTACACATCAGCAGATCATTCTCGACTCGTTCTGCAACGTCGCCGTCCACGGTAAATGCCCGGAGATTGAAATCAACGCGATCCTCCCCTTCGTTATCGGCGTCATCGACCAGACACCCGAGATACATTGCGACTTTGGCGACAACATCCGCGTCCTCAATCTGAGCATCGTCGATGGCGACGGCGATGGCGCGGCCCAGGGCGCGACCACTGATTGCGACGACGACGTGCGGCATCCGGACCTCGTCCAACGAAAGCACCACGGCACGCACGTGCTGGGCCTCCTCGCCGCAAAGCAGAACGCCCGTGGCGTCGGTGGGCTGTTGGGCGACGTGCCGAACTTCTCCTACGTGGTCATCCCGTTCGACGAGGCGACCGACCTTCAGGGCGATCCGAACTTCCCGGTGCATCTGGCGGATTCAATTCGTCGCGCGGTGATCGAAGGCGTGCGGATCTTCAACTTTAGCTCGTCGTATCGCGTTGTCGACGAGGCCGAGAAGGATCCGGTTCTGGAAGTGATCGAAAGTCTCGCCGATCACATCCTCTTCGTCGCAGCCGCCGGCAAGCACGGTGTGAATGCCGAGAAGGGCACCTGCCCCGCCAAACCGGCCTGCTACGCCCGCTCGTTGCCGAATGTCATTGCGGTCGTCGGGCTGGAAGGCGCACTTGAAAGCGTCGAGCTTCTGAAGCAGAAGGACGACCCCGACAAGTTTCTCACCAACTACGGCGCCAGCACCTTTGCAGTCGGCGCGCCCGCGCGCAACATCGTCTCAACCATCGAAAAAGGCGCCTTCGGCGCGATGACCGGTACTTCGCAAGCCGCCCCGCAGGTCACCGCCGCCGCCGCGCTCTTGATGCAACGCGGCAACCTTTCCCCGACGAAAACACGCGAACGGCTGATTTATTCCTCCCGGCTGTCGACCGACGCGGTCGAGCAGCTTCAGGGCGGCGCGCTCGATGCCAGCGCGGCATTGTTGGAAGAGGACTGGATGCAGCTGGACAACGGTTGCGTGCTGTCGGGCGACGTCCGGAACTTCAAGAAGCATGTGGATCAGCAGTGGAAAGACGCGGATTTCAAGTTGAAACTGCTGTCGAACGATGCCGTTCTCACTCGCCCGATCGGGGACATTCGCCGCCTTCACTGGAAAGATGACGAAGGTATTTTCTTCTATGCCAACGGCGACGGGTTCGGGCGCGCGCACGCTAGTTTCGACGACAACCCAGAAATCTATCGCATCCATATCGACGTGAAATCCTTCTCGGACGCCTGCAACGGCGAATTCGACGACAGCGTTCACAAGGTGCAGCTTTCCCGCCTCGTGGACTTCATCGCGAGCGCAAGATGA